In Rhodococcus pseudokoreensis, the DNA window TCCCCACGCTGTGCCATTGAGTTGAATCGACTGCCAGGAGGCAACGTCATGATCACCGCTCCCTTTCGCATGGATGGTGAAGTCGCGGTTGTCACCGGTGGCACCGCGGGGATCGGGTACGAGACCGCGAAGGTGCTGCTCGCTGCCGGAGCCAGGGTCGTCGTGTGCGGACGCAATTCCGATCGCGGGCAGCATGCGGTCGAGCAACTGGGAACGGTGGGCGACGTCCACTTCGTCAGGGCGGACGTGAGCGACGAGGCTTCGGTCACCGATCTGTTCGGCGAGGTCCGCTCTCGCTACGGCGCGGTCAGTGTTCTCGTCAACAATGCCGGCCCGACCGATCTTCTGCACTCGCGCGATGTCGATGGTCCGTTGGGTGCGGTGCAGCCGACTGCGTTTGCAACGCTGATGGAAAGAACCGTCACGTCGAGCTACCTCCCGACTCGTGAAGCGCTGGGCGACATGGTCGGTGCGCGTGCCGGATGCATCATCATGATCTCGTCCATGGCCGCAGCACAGGCGATGCCAGGCTTCGACACCTACGCCACCGGGAAGGGAGCGATCGAGTCGATGACCCGTGCGATCGCGGGAAGCTATGGGCATCTCGGCATACGCTGCAACGCAATCCGTGTCGGTCGAATTGCGGTAGATCACGGTGGAGGGCTCGGAGCGGCCGCAGACCCGGCCGAGGAGGATCCCGATGCCTGGCGGGAGCCCACTCTTCCGAGGGCAGGGGCGCCAGAGGATATCGCGCACGCAGTGCTGTATCTCAGCTCGAGCGCCGGGCGCTACGTCAACGGTGCGGTCCTACCGGTGGACGGCGGTGTCGGGGTGCGTTCGCTCATGCCCTGGCAGACGCCTCGGCCGGAGATGCTCGCGGATCGCACGACTGCAGGCCGCAGCTGATATCGGGCGAAACGCCATTCGACCCCGCTACGCCCGGGCGTAGCGGGGTCGCCGTTCACTCGGCGAGGCCGCGATGCGGCAGCGCCCCTCGCGTCATCACGGCGCAGTAGCCGGTGGAATCGATTCCGTTCACCGTCATCTTTGCGAGTTGCTCCCGATGTCCAGTCGGAGTCGGCCGGCCATCGAGGAGGACCTGCTCGCGATCGGCATGCAAGTAGACGTCGTATTCGGCGACGTTTCCGCGCCAGGCGCCGAGTCCACGACCATCCCTGTAGCCGCCGTCGTATCCCGTACCGGCATACGCCCAGGCATGGATCAACGGTGTAGCGCGGACGGTGAGTTCCTGCCCGTCACCGATCACGAGTTCCAGCCGTACCTCGTCGTACTGCCGGGTTCCGGGGTGGAAGGTGATGTCGAATGCCGAAACGCTGACCGGCAGGCGCAGACCCTCCCGTGTCATGGCGATGATGTCGCTGAAAGTGATCCTCCCTTCGCCGTCCTCACGCTGCTGGAGCGACACCCAAAGATCTCCGTGCTCCACGACCAGAGCGATGTGCAGCAGCGATGCGGCAGGCACGGTTGGGGATGCGGCTTTGGCGGCCTGTGGATCCGCGACCGAGCGATCGAATCCACCGACTCCGGGCCGGACACCCCAGGAATGGTCACGGGTACCCCACCAGTTGTTCACCGTGACCTTGTTGTCGGGGTACTGAATCCAGCCCTCCCAATTGCCGGGCTGGTGATATCTCGTGATCTCCTGGCCGACCCGTCCACCGCGCGAGTCGACGTAATGAGCCTCGCACGCCGGCGCATGGTCGCTGGTGAAGGTCAGGTCCGCGGCAATCGGCGTATCAGGGTTGTCAAGGCGGACGGTGATCTGCCGATACGGCTCGACCACGTCCACTCTGAGCCCACCCACCCCCGTGGTAAGGACGTCATCGCTCAGGGCGCGGGAGAACCGGGAGTTGTGCTGTCGGTCGCCTTCGAGGATACAGAGGAAGCCGTCGCAAACGCCCAGGTTCTTGTAGACGGCGAGCCCTGCGACGAATCCGAAACCGCCAGAGGGGTCGACGCCTGCGAACCAGTAGCGATCGAAGAATCGGTGATCGCTGGTTGCGGCGTACAGGAAGGGCCACGGCGCCTGGTGGAGCAGGGTCTCGTCCGCAGGATGGAGAGAGCGTTCGTCAATCACTGGTCACCTCGTGAGGGCAGGAGCGGATAATCGAAGCATCGATAGTCTAACTCTAGATGTTATTGCCGTTCGGTGCTACGGTGCGGGAGTGCGACATTCGGTAACGTCACAGGTGGCTCGAGTCCTTCAAACAGAGCTGGCGCTCGTCGGCACCGACCCGGGTCGGGTCGCGGAGTTGGTGACGGTCGGGTGTGCTCTGCTGAGGCGTGCGGAGCTCGACGACGACCTCGGACGCAGGCGTGCCGCAACTCCATCGCCCCAGAACGTCGATCAGGTTCTCGCACTCGAGCTGCCGTCGGTCGGCGACGAACTGGACGGTGCACCGGTGCCGATCGACTACGGCACCTCCGCGGAACTGACCGTGACCGTTGCGAACCTCGGCGCCGCACTCGATCACCATCCGCGAGGCGGGCGCACGGTGACTTCCGTCGAGGACGTGAAACGACTGTCCGGTGGCTTCTCCAAAGAGATGGTCATGGCGACGGCGGCCTACACCGACGGATCCCGCGAACGATTCGTCGTGCGCAAAGTGGCCCCGGGACGTCGGGCAGACGGCCTTCGCGCCGAATATGACGTCCTGCGGTCGGCGTTTCACCGCGGGTGTCCGGTGGCCGAACCGTGGTGGTACGACGCCGAGATACTGGGTGCCCCGGCGATCGCGACGTCTGCCGTCGCCGGCGTTCCCGCCGGCGACCCGAACGGGTGGCTCGAACCACCGTCGGCGACGGTGTTGGCATCGGTGGCACGAGCCGTCGCCGGCCAGCACCGGGTCGGCGTTGAAGCGATCGATTCGGCCCCGCTGCCGCCGTTGGTGTCCGTCGACGACCGTCGGGAGGCGCTCGCCGAACGACGGGGCGTCCTCGAAGGTCTATGGGCTGACGGTGACGACGCGTGGGCACCGGTATTCCACCTGGTGCTCGAATGGCTCGAAGCCGCGGTCCACGAACAGACTGACGCGCCGGTGCTGGTGCACGGCGACTTCGGGCCGCACAACTTCCTCCTAGAGGGTGAGGAACTGTCGGGCGTGCTCGACTGGGAACGTAGTCACATCGGACTTGCGGTCGAAGATCTCGCGTACTTGCGACCCACGCTCGACGACGAATCGTGGTCGGAGTTTCTGCGCGAGTATGTTGCAGCAGGCGGAGCGGAACCTTCTGGCGACGCGCTCGCGTGGTACATCGTGTGGCAGGACTTCTGGCGGGCCGTCTCTGCCTACCGGATGCGCAGCATCTTCCTGCAGCGGCCCGAGCAAGTGCTCTACGGCATCTCAGGGCTGCTGCTTGCTCCTCGTTTCCTGACGCGAGCAGCGCTTTCCGTGTCTTCGATGCTCTCGTCGGGAGCCACCAAGTGCTGACTCCACTCGACGAGAGCCTGTTCCATCAGACTTCGGACCCCTTCGCCGTGGTGGCGACACCGGACCACCGATTCTTCGACCGGTACTGGTTCTCGGGGTTGGACCCCGACGGCGCGTGCGCGTTCTTCGCCGGCACGGGCCGGTACCCGAATATGGAGACGCGAGACGCCTTCGTCAACGTGCTGATCGGATCCCGACAGCACAATCTGCGCCTGGCCGCAGAGATCGACGTGATCGCGGATGCGGCCCACGTCCATCACGCCGAGGTCGGACCCTTCAGAATCAATGTGGAGGAACCGTTCCGCATAATCCGATTGACGATCGATGGACCGTCTCAGCCCGTACGGGCCGAACTCGAGTTCACCACCGCCCGCCATCCCCATCTCGAGGCCAAGCATCGAGAAATGGCGAGCCACCGACTCATTCAAGAGCAGACCCGTTACGACCAGGTCGGGTCCTGGAATGGTTGGGTGGAGGTCGAGGGCCAGCGCATCGAGGTCAAGGACTGGTGGGGCGACCGAGACCATTCCTGGGGTGTTCGCGTCGACGTCGGAGGACTCGAGCCGCCGCCACTGTCACGCCGCGTCGGTAGCTTGACGATCTGGTGCAACTTCTCGACTCCGACCCGGTACGGGCTGATCCAACTGCGCGAGTATGCCGACGGCCGGCCCCCATATGTCGACGGGCGTATCTATGCGAATGACGGTTCCTCGCTCGCGGTTACGGCGATCGGCCACAACGTGACAAAGGTGCCCGGCGGTTGGAGTGAAGCTCTGCTACGCCTCACGTTGGAGGGTGGCAGTGAACTCACGATGCGTGCGACGCCACGCCCGCGTAAAGCCTGGGCCAGTCGGGGCGGCGGCTACAACCGCGGTTTCAACGACGGCTCGGGCTTCGGCGCTCGTCGCGGCGCCGTAGCCGAATACGACGTCTACGACCTGGTCGACTCCGGTGCTGTCCTGTGCGACGGGCATCCGATCGAGCCTGGTCATCGGGAGAATCTGGCAGCGATCGAGGTCGACGGTGAGGCCGGATTCGCCCACCTGCCGATCATGTGGCGCAGTGGTGACATGAGCCGACAGAACGGGTAAATAGATCTAGTATCCGATTGTTGATTACACTAGTATTCTCTGTGAGCGGCGCCACTCGGAGTCGCCGGAAGGAGAATCATGGGCGACATCACGCGGCCCTGGGTAGTCGACAACGAATTGAGTACGCGGTGGCCTGTGTACACCCGCGGAAATGTCGGCGAAGTGTCGTCTACCGTTGCGACACCGTTGTTCTGGAGCATGATCGGCGGCCCGCCCTCGGAACGTGAGTGGCAGCAGGCGCTCGCCGAATTCGGCGCATTCGACCTCGACGAGTTTCGTGGCGATGTCATCGACATCCAAGGGCTGGTGCACGGATACGTGTACTTGAACCTCTCCAACATGCGCACCTTCGGGGCCCGGATGCCTGGTGCAACAGCAGATCTGATGGACCGCACCTATCTCGGAGACCGGGAAGCGCCGCCCTACATCCCACACCCCGACGACGACAAGCCCGAGTACACCGATCGGATCCTGGCTACTGTCCAGCGGGTGATGAGCGAAACCGAACGGCCGGACATCGAGGAATTCCGAAAGGCCGCGGAAAAACTGCGCGCGGCACGCCCCGACTATGCGTCGATGAATGAGGCTGACCTGGTCGCCTACCAGCGCACAGTGATGCGAGAGCATTACCCGGTCTTCACCCGCACCCATCTGCGGATGGTGTACGAGGGCTCTATCGTCACCGGCGCCCTGGAAGACGCAGTGGCACCGTTCGGCGATCCGGGGCTCGCGGTACGGCTCACCGCCGGCCTCGGAAACATCGCCTCGGCCGCCCCCAATCACGCCATGTGGAAACTGGGCCGCCTGGTGCGGGGGAGTGCGAACCTGACTGCCCTGTTCGATCAGGGGATCGCGACCCTCGACGAGAGGCTCCGATCCGCAGCCGACTCGGACGCGAAAGAATTCGTCGCCGCATTCGACGAGTTCCTGTACGAGTTCGGTTCGCGCTCCACTCAGGAATGGGAAGCCAACGCGCGAACCTGGGAAGCGTTCCCGACCATCCCGTTGGGAATGATCGACCGCATGCGCCTCCAAGGAGAGGACAAGAACCCGGTCGAACAGAGCAAGCGACTCAGAGAAGAGCGCGAACTCAGCGTTTCCCAGATGCGCGACAAGCTGGCGGACCAGCCGGAGCAGCTCGCAAACCTCGAGGCCGCGCTACGGTCGGTGGCCGTCTACTCGCCGGCCCGCGAGCAGAGCAAGACCAACACGATCAGGATTCTCCACGAAGCCCGGCTGCCGATGGCCGAACTCGGGCGCAGGTATGCAGCACAGGGAGTCTTCGCACGACCCGACGACATCGTCATGATCCGTGAGGACGAACTCGACGCACTCGTCGCTGATCCCCAGTCCTTCCGCGAGACGATCGTCGAACGCTGGGAATGGTTCGATCAGTTGTCGGAACTCGAACCGCCCTTCATGTTGGAGGCAGGCAAAGTACCCCCGGTCAGCGAATGGCCTAAGAAGACAGACCCCAGCGCCGAGCTCGCGACGTCCGGCGAGGTTCTGACGGGACTGCCCGCCTGTGCAGGCGTCGCTACAGGAATTGCGCGCCTCATCACCGACCCCGAGGACGCACCGGATCTGGAGCCAGGTGAAATTCTCGTGGCTCCTCTGACCGATCCAGGTTGGACGCCGATCTTCACCTCGGCGGCCGCCGTCGTCGTCAACGTCGGATCCTCCATGAGCCACGCGGCGATTGTCAGCCGGGAGCTCGGCATCCCGTGCGTTCTCGGTGTCCGACAGGCGACAAAGCGAATCAAGGACGGCATGCTGCTGACCGTCGACGGTGGTGCCGGGACCGTCACGGTGCACTG includes these proteins:
- a CDS encoding phosphotransferase family protein; amino-acid sequence: MARVLQTELALVGTDPGRVAELVTVGCALLRRAELDDDLGRRRAATPSPQNVDQVLALELPSVGDELDGAPVPIDYGTSAELTVTVANLGAALDHHPRGGRTVTSVEDVKRLSGGFSKEMVMATAAYTDGSRERFVVRKVAPGRRADGLRAEYDVLRSAFHRGCPVAEPWWYDAEILGAPAIATSAVAGVPAGDPNGWLEPPSATVLASVARAVAGQHRVGVEAIDSAPLPPLVSVDDRREALAERRGVLEGLWADGDDAWAPVFHLVLEWLEAAVHEQTDAPVLVHGDFGPHNFLLEGEELSGVLDWERSHIGLAVEDLAYLRPTLDDESWSEFLREYVAAGGAEPSGDALAWYIVWQDFWRAVSAYRMRSIFLQRPEQVLYGISGLLLAPRFLTRAALSVSSMLSSGATKC
- a CDS encoding PEP-utilizing enzyme; the encoded protein is MGDITRPWVVDNELSTRWPVYTRGNVGEVSSTVATPLFWSMIGGPPSEREWQQALAEFGAFDLDEFRGDVIDIQGLVHGYVYLNLSNMRTFGARMPGATADLMDRTYLGDREAPPYIPHPDDDKPEYTDRILATVQRVMSETERPDIEEFRKAAEKLRAARPDYASMNEADLVAYQRTVMREHYPVFTRTHLRMVYEGSIVTGALEDAVAPFGDPGLAVRLTAGLGNIASAAPNHAMWKLGRLVRGSANLTALFDQGIATLDERLRSAADSDAKEFVAAFDEFLYEFGSRSTQEWEANARTWEAFPTIPLGMIDRMRLQGEDKNPVEQSKRLREERELSVSQMRDKLADQPEQLANLEAALRSVAVYSPAREQSKTNTIRILHEARLPMAELGRRYAAQGVFARPDDIVMIREDELDALVADPQSFRETIVERWEWFDQLSELEPPFMLEAGKVPPVSEWPKKTDPSAELATSGEVLTGLPACAGVATGIARLITDPEDAPDLEPGEILVAPLTDPGWTPIFTSAAAVVVNVGSSMSHAAIVSRELGIPCVLGVRQATKRIKDGMLLTVDGGAGTVTVH
- a CDS encoding SDR family NAD(P)-dependent oxidoreductase, with translation MITAPFRMDGEVAVVTGGTAGIGYETAKVLLAAGARVVVCGRNSDRGQHAVEQLGTVGDVHFVRADVSDEASVTDLFGEVRSRYGAVSVLVNNAGPTDLLHSRDVDGPLGAVQPTAFATLMERTVTSSYLPTREALGDMVGARAGCIIMISSMAAAQAMPGFDTYATGKGAIESMTRAIAGSYGHLGIRCNAIRVGRIAVDHGGGLGAAADPAEEDPDAWREPTLPRAGAPEDIAHAVLYLSSSAGRYVNGAVLPVDGGVGVRSLMPWQTPRPEMLADRTTAGRS